CAATACTCCACATTCCCCAGAACCCTTAATCGCTGGAGCTGAACCAAACATCATTATCCGCCACAAAAATCAAGAAACTCATTATTAGTTTGCCTCCAGCTAATTTTGTTCCTCTTAAAACACATGAAAAAGTTAACAAGACGCACGATTTCAATACCCCAAACACCAATTCCCCTTCCTTCCCCACAATTTCTCAGCAAACAAACAGAAATTaaaaccagaaaagaaaacccaaaattaaaaataaaaataaccaaGAACTCACCAAAATTAGCTTCAATGTCGTCGAAAGAGAGAGTGACATTGTTCCCGATCAGCACCACGTTGGCCTTCGTCATAGAAAATTGCCCAAACAGAAACACCACCAAAACCACGACCAGATTCATTGTGATCATCAATCTCGAaacaaaaaccctagcaatcCTGATAATTGAACTCTTCAAGTAGTTATACAGAAAAGGACAGAGAAGCAAaatgataatatatattagtGTAGTTGCGATGGATAGAAACATCGGTCTCCATTTTCAGAGCATATAAATCTTCTTATACTCTGATTCCTTTGTCATGCCTGATTTCTACTACTTATAAATAGGAGAGAAAACCAATGAGACCTAAAAGGGATGGTTCAATTTTACAGCAACTCGGTTACTTCACGTCCTTGtcccccaaaacaaaaaaaaaaacaaaaaaaaaggaatccTTCATATCCTTATCATGTTgtgttatatattttaacaaaaaaacaaaaaacaaaaaacaaaagaagtgGGTTCATGCCTAAATTGTCCTTACCAGCCTTGACCTATTTTGCAATATTTAATctctatatattttattaatatatgaTGGGTTTTTGCTACGAAATCAATCAACCGTTAAGCGGTCCactttgttttgatttgaattaagaccaagaaagaaaccaaaccaaataaCCATTGGGGGTTGGTTTAAGCATCTGTTCATGAATATTTTGAGGTGGTTAGAAACTAGTGTTTAATTTTCATGGAGTTTTACAGAGTTTTTGAGAATTTATGTGGATTAATTTGATTTGTGGTTAATTAGAAGTGAAGAGAATGGTGATTTGGATGTTATAAGTTGAAAGTACATGCGATTACGagtttgtaatattttttggtgaattttttaGAGTCCTGGATGTATTTTTAAGGAATTTCTGAAATTGGTCCATTTGTAGTGTGCCACGTGGCAGCTGGTGATTGGCCTACTTGAATAGCATAAAAGACATGAGAAGTGGATAACATCCCATAATTGCTGGGTTGCCTCCTCCTCCTTGGCGCGGCCTGAAATGGAAAACCATTCCGGATTCATCAAATCTTGTGTAATTCGTAACTTTAGTTGTAGAAGTCAGATTAACGAACCGTTTCGGCCTTCATGATCTTGAGGATGAGCTCTATGACTTGAGGTACATTATCCCCAAATTTATTTACATCTATTTTACATAGTTTTCCCAAGTGATCTGTTGAGCTCTACGATATGCATGCAACtatatgaatattttgatatctATAATGTAGCAACATTTAAGAGCAAAATAGAAGCGGCTTTGTAATTTCGAAATATAATGCAATAATATTACACAACACACACCACCCTTTCAGCCTTCATGCTCCACATGTTCATCAATGCTCATTTCAGTATTGGGATCGGACCTCAATCGTTTGGGAGGTCGATCCTCATCAGACGAGCCGTGGCTTGGTCCTGCATCGCCGTCGGCAAGCGCTCTCTTCGACTTAATGTCTGCCTGAGCATTGTCCTCGCCAAGAACATTAGCATCCTCATTGGAGCCAGAAGCATATTGTATCATCTTATCATTGATAACATTGTCCCACACTAGACTGACCCCTGTTTTCTTCACACTAAATTGGGGTCCAAAATCTACGATAACCTCAACTTCATCACAGCCCTCCAAATTGAACGCATTGTCTGACAGATTTCGCTGCCAAAGATGATCTTCATGAGATGCTACCACGTCTATTGCAACCGGCCTCGAGGTACGCATTGTGCCCTTGGTATAGTTTATAACTGAGATGCTAGTAAGATCTTGAGATACTATGTTGTCGAGACATGAAGAATAAACAATGCACACAATCAACTCCTTCAAATTACAACCAATATTTTGAGGCACTTCAAAAAAGACTGAGGCGCCCTCATCAACATAGGGGAACCACTCAGGAATATTATTTCCAGGGAGAAAAATGCCACCAAATCCACTCACAGTCCATCCCTATACAGGCAGAGTAAGATTTGTATAAGCAAAGCATGCATGTTTTTGCGTGAGTGttatgagagagtgagagagagagagagagagagagagagagagagagagagagagaacctgcAGGATGTTCTCTTTAAGAGCATCAGTGATATTGCTGCAGCCTTCCATTCGAATGAATCTCAAGGACTTTAACAACTTAACCAAGCCTGGAATCTCAATGAGTTTGCTGCAGTTTGTCAGACTCAAAGTATCCATATTCGAGATTTCTGATAAATTTGGTATTCTTTCCAGTGAAGTGCAGTTTCTCGCTTCCAGGGATTTCAAATTGTTTGGTAACTCTGGGATTGCATTAAGGTTTGCACAATAATCCAATATTAGCCTTCGAAGCTTGGAAAGGCCATTGAGGCTCGATGGCAGGCTACGAAAACTATTGCTTTGTAGATTTAATTcttgtaaagaaaataaactcCCAAGATCCTTAGGAATTGCATCATCAGTTAAATTGCAGTCTTCAAGAGATAATCTTTGTAAAGAGGTTAAGCCTCGTAATGATGGGGGCAATAGATTAGTTGGTTTAGTAATTTTCCTAGGCAATACCCAAGACCAGAAAAGAGAGGGCAATGAGTTAGATGGTGATGCTTTCAAACCACACAGAGATAAATATTTCAGGTTCGTCAGTCGTAATATTGTAGAAGGTACTTTTCTTATGGCTGTGTTGTCTGCAAGAAGAGTTGTCAATGATACCATCTTCCCTAAATCATCATCCAAGTTTGCAAATTTTGAACAGCCAGAAAGATCAAGAGTTTCAATAGATTTCAACTCATAGAAACTCCTTGGAAGATCCTTGAGCATTTTGCAATCTTTCAAATTTACCACAAGAAGTCTTTCAAGATGTCCAATAGACGGGTGCACCTCGAACAAACTCTTACAGTCTTTGAGCATCAGTTTCTCAAGATTTGGAAGTTTCGAAAAGTCTGGCGAGCGTTGTAGGTAATGAGAGTGACTGAGATTAAGAATCTTCAACTTGTCTAGCAACTGTTAGACAGAAGGGAAGatagaaatcaaaatttaaatagaACATGAAGAAAATGTACAAAACCAAAGGAAATCTTTACTGATACATACCCCAGGATCCTTCCAAACGTGCGTGAGGTTGCTATAACGCAGGTCTATAGCAACTAGTTTCTGTTGGTGAAAGCTGTTTGGTATGAACTTTAGAGGGAGACCATGCCAACATAGCCATCTTAACTCTTTGGTAAGATATTCGTAGCTTCCAGTGAGTTGTACGTAATTGAGTTGGAGCAATCTCAGTCTCTGCATATTTGCAAATGCTTTTGTACTGAAACTTACATCATCAGATCTTAGCAAATTCAGTGTTActccttcaatttcttcagtcCCCtgtacataaaaataaaaaagtaaacaaagGAGTTATCTCCATGTGAGATGATTTATATTCATGAATCCATGATCACAAGCTGAACAAGATTTATATCCTCTGAACAAGAAAGCATGTGAAAGATGATAAATTGTTAGATGTGGGAAGCATGTGCTTCTGTTGTATAACGTGCATTTAATTTAGCAAAGAATTTGATTGAGAAAGTTCTTACACAGTGTTTTGCTAATACATCTTTTATGTCTTCTTTATGCCACAATCTACTGCATTTTCCAGGTTCCTTGGGGGATTTTTCACGGACAACTTCTCTTCCCATGTCTCGAAGCAAATCATGCATCGTGAGCTTGTTTCTTTCACTAACAGTTACAAGGCATCGTTGAAGGAGAACACTGATTTCTATTTCTGCAAAAAAGCCACACCCATCCAATATTTGTTTGACATAGTTCTTGTCCTTTCCAATAAAGAAACAAGATATATCAAGGAAAATATCCCTCTGTTTATCGTCGCTTAACCCATCAA
The window above is part of the Prunus dulcis chromosome 1, ALMONDv2, whole genome shotgun sequence genome. Proteins encoded here:
- the LOC117622853 gene encoding disease resistance protein RUN1, whose translation is MATSTTQESFSSKQWIYDVFLSFRGEDTRKNFTGHLYMALKEAGINAFIDDNELRRGEDITAELVQAIQGSRISVIVFSRRYADSGWCLEELVKIMECRRTVRQMVLPIFYDVDPSDVRKQNGCFGQAFEKHEQRFLLEVDKVLRWRSALTEAANLSGWDLRNTADGHEARFIRKIIAEITRQLNNAYLFVAVYPVGINSRVEDMSSYLGVGSNDVRMVGILGMGGLGKTTIAKAIYNQFYHSFEGKSFVADVRETSKQPNGQVRLQEQLLSDILKPAKKIKVGCVDKGINIIKERLGCRKVLVIIDDADQMEQLRAIAGKRDWFGSGSRIIITTRDQHLLKQLEVDTVFLAPEMNEEEALELFSWHAFRNSYPNEGYLDLSTSVVSYCGGLPLALEVLGSFLFGRSIPEWTSALEKLKRIPHDQIQKKLRISFDGLSDDKQRDIFLDISCFFIGKDKNYVKQILDGCGFFAEIEISVLLQRCLVTVSERNKLTMHDLLRDMGREVVREKSPKEPGKCSRLWHKEDIKDVLAKHCGTEEIEGVTLNLLRSDDVSFSTKAFANMQRLRLLQLNYVQLTGSYEYLTKELRWLCWHGLPLKFIPNSFHQQKLVAIDLRYSNLTHVWKDPGLLDKLKILNLSHSHYLQRSPDFSKLPNLEKLMLKDCKSLFEVHPSIGHLERLLVVNLKDCKMLKDLPRSFYELKSIETLDLSGCSKFANLDDDLGKMVSLTTLLADNTAIRKVPSTILRLTNLKYLSLCGLKASPSNSLPSLFWSWVLPRKITKPTNLLPPSLRGLTSLQRLSLEDCNLTDDAIPKDLGSLFSLQELNLQSNSFRSLPSSLNGLSKLRRLILDYCANLNAIPELPNNLKSLEARNCTSLERIPNLSEISNMDTLSLTNCSKLIEIPGLVKLLKSLRFIRMEGCSNITDALKENILQGWTVSGFGGIFLPGNNIPEWFPYVDEGASVFFEVPQNIGCNLKELIVCIVYSSCLDNIVSQDLTSISVINYTKGTMRTSRPVAIDVVASHEDHLWQRNLSDNAFNLEGCDEVEVIVDFGPQFSVKKTGVSLVWDNVINDKMIQYASGSNEDANVLGEDNAQADIKSKRALADGDAGPSHGSSDEDRPPKRLRSDPNTEMSIDEHVEHEG